One window from the genome of Pirellulales bacterium encodes:
- the csrA gene encoding carbon storage regulator CsrA translates to MLVLSRKKNESIVINDDITIVVVEIRGDKVRLGVEAPKEVPVHRSEVYQAIHRNDADKDAKKPEVADADSATETEA, encoded by the coding sequence ATGTTGGTCCTATCGCGGAAAAAGAACGAGAGTATCGTCATCAACGATGACATTACGATCGTCGTCGTGGAAATCCGGGGGGACAAGGTCCGCCTGGGCGTCGAAGCACCCAAGGAAGTACCGGTGCATCGCAGCGAGGTCTATCAGGCCATCCATCGCAACGACGCTGACAAGGATGCTAAGAAGCCGGAAGTCGCCGACGCCGATTCGGCGACCGAAACCGAAGCGTAG
- a CDS encoding 4Fe-4S binding protein encodes MLEWLRNIRDAVFTVTNGLYVTLRYWLATYDPQRKTFTEKFEYPELPVPVAPRYRGFHRYDLTTCIACDQCAKACPVDCIYIGKERVTHGKGFKVTGFTIDYTKCMFCALCVDPCPVDCIFMGATHDLSCYSRDGCIVDFSRLPVDVAWGRATLNPTVVANSKVIAEPVHGGPNQ; translated from the coding sequence ATGTTGGAATGGCTGCGGAATATTCGTGACGCCGTCTTCACGGTCACCAACGGGCTGTATGTCACTCTGCGATACTGGCTTGCGACATACGACCCACAGCGCAAGACGTTCACCGAAAAGTTCGAGTACCCGGAATTGCCGGTGCCCGTCGCTCCCCGTTACCGCGGATTCCATCGCTACGACCTAACGACGTGCATCGCCTGCGACCAGTGCGCGAAGGCTTGCCCTGTTGACTGCATCTACATCGGCAAAGAGCGTGTGACCCATGGCAAGGGCTTCAAGGTCACGGGCTTCACGATCGATTACACGAAATGCATGTTCTGTGCTTTATGCGTCGACCCCTGCCCGGTGGATTGCATCTTTATGGGTGCGACGCACGATTTGAGCTGCTACAGCCGCGATGGATGCATCGTGGATTTCTCTCGCCTGCCCGTCGATGTGGCTTGGGGACGAGCTACGCTCAATCCGACTGTTGTGGCGAACTCGAAGGTGATTGCGGAGCCGGTTCACGGCGGCCCGAATCAATAA
- a CDS encoding DUF2203 domain-containing protein gives MPGDPFEGRKIFTVEAANASLPLVRAIVTDLAQLSREVVERRERLGLLLAGRERGAHDLYGEELSQIEEELEKDSQRLQEYVEELRLLGVEPKNGPDGLVDFPARLEGRPIYLCWKLGESEVLHWHELDAGFRGRQQLVAGATAGRAD, from the coding sequence ATGCCCGGCGATCCGTTCGAAGGACGAAAGATTTTTACGGTCGAGGCGGCGAACGCTTCGTTACCGTTGGTGCGCGCGATCGTGACCGACCTTGCCCAGTTGTCACGGGAAGTCGTGGAACGCCGCGAGCGGTTGGGGCTGCTGCTTGCCGGACGCGAGCGCGGCGCGCATGACCTGTATGGCGAAGAGCTTTCGCAGATCGAAGAAGAGCTGGAAAAAGACAGTCAACGCCTGCAAGAATACGTCGAAGAGCTTCGCCTCTTGGGAGTCGAGCCCAAGAACGGCCCGGATGGCCTGGTGGATTTCCCGGCCCGGCTCGAGGGACGCCCTATCTACCTTTGCTGGAAGCTGGGAGAGTCGGAAGTGCTGCACTGGCACGAGTTGGACGCCGGATTCCGCGGTCGCCAGCAGTTGGTCGCCGGGGCCACGGCAGGGCGCGCGGACTAG
- a CDS encoding pentapeptide repeat-containing protein, whose amino-acid sequence MAVARFVLLSGGAQLFEIKDKNGAVLHQIDGRRLDKANLAGLVLRGANLSGVGMTRAVLRKSDLCEADLSFANLASADLEQALLVRANLNCAMLIAASLAECDLREANLRHASMFQANLRGARLERTSLLGTDLSSVDLTDANLMGAIYDARTRWPDGFDPIAAGAVLKS is encoded by the coding sequence GTGGCAGTCGCGCGGTTTGTCTTGCTCAGTGGGGGAGCTCAGCTGTTCGAAATCAAGGATAAGAATGGTGCAGTTTTGCACCAAATCGATGGACGGCGGCTCGACAAGGCAAATCTGGCGGGCCTTGTTTTGCGGGGCGCCAACCTCTCGGGAGTCGGCATGACGCGCGCCGTGCTGCGCAAAAGCGATCTATGCGAGGCGGATTTGTCGTTTGCGAATCTGGCTTCGGCCGACTTAGAGCAGGCGCTGCTGGTACGTGCGAATCTGAATTGCGCGATGCTGATCGCGGCCTCACTGGCCGAATGCGATCTACGCGAAGCCAATCTCCGACACGCCAGCATGTTTCAGGCGAATCTGCGCGGGGCAAGGCTGGAACGGACATCGCTGCTCGGCACCGACCTTTCTTCAGTCGATCTGACCGATGCCAACCTGATGGGGGCCATCTACGACGCGCGGACGCGCTGGCCTGACGGCTTCGATCCAATCGCAGCGGGCGCGGTGCTGAAGAGCTGA
- a CDS encoding NADH-quinone oxidoreductase subunit A — MSPTLIAGYLALFFGFGFFFLFIHLVMGRFIRPKKPSVEKLQVYECGEPAIGSSFVQFDLRFYVVALLFIIFDVEVAFFFPWGAVFGKSTELMDPHVTGRQQIVAMKEEGHLSPAVNAVYDALTVPVDARPKAEDAAQVPETARTLAAMSIADILVFFAVLLVGFAYVWRRGDLDWVRALSLERGRQAPASTPPIEEEEPVLVG, encoded by the coding sequence ATGTCGCCAACCTTGATCGCCGGGTATCTGGCGTTGTTTTTTGGCTTCGGGTTTTTCTTCCTGTTCATTCACCTGGTGATGGGACGATTCATTCGCCCCAAGAAACCATCGGTCGAAAAGCTGCAAGTTTATGAATGCGGCGAGCCGGCCATCGGCTCCAGCTTCGTACAATTCGACTTGCGGTTTTATGTCGTCGCGCTGTTGTTCATCATCTTCGACGTCGAAGTGGCGTTCTTCTTCCCCTGGGGCGCCGTGTTCGGTAAGTCGACCGAGTTGATGGATCCCCATGTCACGGGGCGCCAACAGATCGTGGCGATGAAGGAAGAAGGCCATCTCAGCCCGGCCGTGAACGCCGTCTACGACGCGCTAACGGTGCCTGTTGATGCCAGGCCCAAGGCCGAGGACGCAGCGCAAGTTCCTGAAACGGCGCGAACACTGGCCGCGATGTCGATTGCCGACATTCTGGTTTTTTTCGCCGTGCTGCTAGTTGGCTTCGCTTATGTATGGCGACGCGGCGACTTGGATTGGGTCCGCGCACTCAGTCTCGAACGCGGTCGCCAAGCTCCGGCGAGCACTCCGCCAATCGAAGAAGAGGAGCCTGTGCTCGTCGGCTGA
- a CDS encoding NADH-quinone oxidoreductase subunit C, protein MSGQTFLASLQKRFGDAITGGNFEAIDPWIEVSPEGLVDVCTYLRDEASLRFNLLNCITVVDYFEPDPKKAAKAGFDPHLELVYHLWSIPNKTSLVVKVMLPRWKDDVPGELPEVATVSGIWSTADWHEREVFDLSGVRFLGHPNPRRILCPEDWVGHPLRKDYEMPLDYHGIRAR, encoded by the coding sequence ATGAGCGGTCAAACATTTCTCGCTTCACTGCAGAAGCGCTTTGGCGACGCGATCACTGGCGGGAACTTCGAGGCGATCGATCCCTGGATTGAGGTATCGCCCGAAGGCCTCGTCGACGTATGCACGTATCTTCGCGACGAAGCCAGCCTGCGATTCAATCTGCTGAATTGCATTACCGTGGTTGACTACTTCGAGCCGGATCCGAAGAAGGCCGCCAAGGCCGGCTTCGATCCGCACCTGGAGTTGGTCTATCATTTGTGGAGCATTCCCAACAAAACCAGCCTGGTCGTAAAGGTGATGCTGCCGCGTTGGAAGGACGACGTCCCCGGCGAACTGCCCGAGGTTGCCACGGTGAGCGGCATCTGGAGCACGGCCGACTGGCACGAGCGCGAAGTCTTTGACCTCAGCGGCGTGCGATTTCTGGGGCACCCGAATCCGCGCCGCATCCTCTGCCCCGAGGATTGGGTTGGGCATCCGCTGCGAAAAGATTACGAAATGCCGCTGGATTATCACGGCATTCGCGCCCGCTAG
- a CDS encoding NADH-quinone oxidoreductase subunit D (Catalyzes the transfer of electrons from NADH to quinone) — MATHLDDPRIIEFDVRTDEMLVNMGPQHPSTHGVLRLVLRTDGEVVSECVPHIGYLHRCAEKIGENLTPRQWIPYTDRMDYLAGMNMNLGWALTVEKLMKYQLPEKAKHLRVIISELNRIASHLVGMGAYGLDLGTFSPFLYAFREREKILDLFELACGARLTYSYLTVGGATHDLPSGWLKKCEEFLDQLLPVIVECHTLLTTNAIFVKRTAGLGILTPEMAIDYGCTGPVLRGSGVDHDLRRDGEDRYTDMYDGYAFEVIVERDGHYPRDHQYPAVPNSAILGDCWHRFYVRMLEVMQAIDLVRQGIDRYSTAKGDFGTPVKLTEKLPKGEAYLETEAPRGQMGFYIVSDGGTIPRRVRARSSCFCNLSVTHELCRGCLIADVPAIVGSLDVVMGEIDR; from the coding sequence ATGGCCACCCATCTCGACGATCCGCGCATTATCGAGTTCGACGTTCGCACCGACGAAATGTTGGTGAACATGGGGCCCCAGCACCCCAGCACGCACGGCGTGCTTCGCCTTGTGCTGCGGACCGACGGCGAAGTGGTGTCCGAGTGTGTGCCGCATATTGGCTATCTGCATCGCTGTGCAGAGAAGATCGGCGAAAACCTCACGCCGCGACAATGGATTCCCTATACCGACCGGATGGATTATCTGGCCGGCATGAATATGAATCTCGGCTGGGCATTGACGGTCGAGAAGCTGATGAAATATCAGTTGCCCGAGAAGGCCAAGCACTTGCGCGTGATCATCTCGGAACTGAACCGCATCGCCAGCCATCTGGTTGGAATGGGCGCGTATGGACTGGACCTGGGCACTTTCAGCCCATTCTTGTACGCCTTCCGTGAGCGCGAGAAGATCCTCGACCTGTTCGAGCTCGCCTGCGGGGCTCGCCTAACCTACAGCTACCTGACCGTTGGCGGTGCGACGCACGACCTCCCCTCGGGCTGGTTAAAGAAGTGCGAAGAATTCCTCGACCAGTTGCTGCCCGTGATTGTCGAGTGCCATACGCTGCTGACGACCAATGCGATTTTCGTAAAGCGTACTGCAGGCCTGGGCATTCTTACGCCCGAGATGGCGATCGACTATGGCTGCACCGGTCCCGTGTTGCGCGGCAGCGGCGTCGACCACGATCTGCGTCGCGATGGTGAAGACCGCTATACGGACATGTACGATGGCTACGCCTTCGAGGTAATCGTCGAACGCGACGGCCACTATCCGCGCGACCACCAGTACCCGGCGGTCCCCAATTCGGCGATCCTTGGAGATTGTTGGCACCGCTTCTATGTCCGCATGTTGGAAGTCATGCAGGCGATCGACTTGGTGCGTCAGGGGATCGACCGCTACAGCACGGCCAAGGGGGACTTCGGCACTCCGGTAAAGCTCACCGAGAAGCTGCCCAAGGGTGAAGCGTATCTCGAAACTGAGGCGCCGCGAGGCCAGATGGGCTTTTACATCGTTAGCGATGGCGGAACGATTCCGCGGCGCGTCCGGGCGCGTAGCAGTTGTTTCTGCAATTTGTCTGTCACCCACGAACTATGTCGCGGCTGCTTGATTGCCGACGTACCGGCGATCGTCGGCTCGCTCGACGTGGTCATGGGCGAGATTGATCGCTAG
- the nuoH gene encoding NADH-quinone oxidoreductase subunit NuoH: MAEALASYLPQSLAPLAYVAIGLLQCGLLLLVPFIGAMFFVWIERKVSARIQDRLGPTRCGGKYGWLQLLADGLKLITKEDLRPADADAVLFRLAPYVSFCASFAALLALPFSSGWVAQQMDVGVFFILAVLGLEVFGVILAGYASASKWSLFGAMREAAQVVSYEVPLGMCVVVPVLITGQMDLVKIADIQQGFFTNWLVFHDPFTFITFWVYFTCATASVNRAPFDLAEAESELVAGFHTEYSGFRWLAFYMAEYGSMFIVSGLAAILFFGGWNGPIPIADLLGLTTDNGPVLAWIGNLLGLFNFIFKCVAGVTFMIWVRWTLPRLRIDQVMQVCLKYCTPIAAVMFLGATLWTFYLPGGVGLRAMPYAERYLKFYDAAPPAAPATNVAQTSAEATQISAVVRSTAEGE, from the coding sequence GTGGCTGAAGCACTGGCGAGTTATTTGCCGCAGTCGCTGGCTCCGCTGGCCTATGTCGCCATTGGATTGCTGCAGTGCGGATTGCTGCTCTTGGTGCCCTTCATCGGCGCCATGTTCTTCGTCTGGATCGAGCGCAAGGTTTCGGCCCGTATTCAAGATCGCTTGGGTCCGACGCGCTGCGGCGGCAAATATGGCTGGCTGCAGCTTCTGGCCGATGGACTGAAGCTGATCACGAAAGAAGACCTTCGTCCCGCAGATGCGGACGCAGTTCTTTTTCGGCTTGCTCCCTATGTCAGTTTCTGCGCCTCGTTTGCGGCGCTATTGGCACTGCCGTTTTCCAGCGGCTGGGTCGCACAGCAAATGGACGTCGGCGTGTTTTTCATCCTGGCCGTACTGGGGCTGGAAGTCTTCGGCGTGATCCTGGCCGGCTACGCGTCGGCTTCGAAGTGGTCGTTGTTCGGCGCCATGCGTGAAGCGGCGCAGGTCGTCAGCTATGAAGTGCCGCTTGGTATGTGCGTTGTCGTGCCAGTGCTGATCACGGGCCAGATGGACCTGGTGAAGATCGCGGACATCCAGCAAGGCTTCTTCACGAACTGGCTTGTGTTTCACGATCCCTTCACGTTCATCACGTTCTGGGTTTATTTCACCTGTGCCACGGCCAGCGTGAATCGCGCCCCCTTCGACCTGGCCGAGGCCGAAAGTGAATTGGTCGCCGGCTTTCATACCGAATACTCGGGCTTTCGCTGGCTGGCCTTTTACATGGCCGAATATGGCTCGATGTTCATCGTCAGCGGCCTGGCCGCGATTCTGTTCTTCGGCGGGTGGAATGGCCCGATCCCCATTGCCGATCTACTCGGCCTGACAACCGATAACGGTCCGGTGTTGGCCTGGATCGGCAACTTGCTCGGCTTGTTCAATTTCATTTTCAAATGCGTCGCCGGCGTGACGTTCATGATCTGGGTTCGTTGGACGCTGCCTCGCTTGCGAATCGACCAGGTGATGCAGGTCTGTTTAAAGTACTGCACGCCGATCGCGGCCGTGATGTTCCTTGGCGCCACGCTGTGGACGTTTTACCTGCCCGGCGGCGTGGGATTGCGTGCGATGCCCTACGCCGAGCGGTATTTGAAATTCTATGATGCCGCGCCGCCGGCGGCTCCGGCTACGAACGTCGCGCAGACTTCGGCCGAAGCGACGCAAATTAGCGCCGTGGTCCGATCGACGGCGGAAGGGGAATGA
- a CDS encoding NADH-quinone oxidoreductase subunit J produces the protein MNVDAINWHTFFFLLFALFACGFAIATVVAANIVRMAMCLIISLGATSGLFFLAGADFVGSMQLLIYVGGTLVLLIFGVMLTAQGPFVSLKTGGGDWIVAVMLSGCLAAILIPAAFTVADWRNAPATKVHSEHAAQAGGAKVYLTSTAEEHADEHAVPDWTVSTTPGDTNGDGIPDAPPKTSTPIGLGLLGARVDRLQPGPAGLKAGMSGYLLPFELVSVHLLVVLVGAAYLARTKRRARPKM, from the coding sequence ATGAACGTGGACGCGATCAATTGGCACACGTTCTTCTTTCTGCTGTTCGCGCTATTTGCGTGCGGTTTCGCCATAGCAACGGTAGTCGCGGCGAACATTGTGCGGATGGCCATGTGCCTGATTATCTCGCTGGGCGCGACGTCCGGCCTGTTCTTTCTGGCCGGTGCCGACTTTGTCGGCTCGATGCAGTTGTTGATTTACGTCGGCGGCACGCTCGTGCTATTGATCTTTGGCGTCATGCTCACCGCACAAGGGCCGTTCGTCTCGTTGAAGACGGGGGGCGGTGATTGGATCGTGGCTGTGATGCTGTCCGGCTGCCTGGCGGCGATACTGATTCCGGCGGCGTTCACCGTGGCCGATTGGCGCAATGCCCCGGCCACTAAAGTACACTCGGAGCACGCCGCGCAGGCCGGCGGTGCAAAAGTGTATTTGACCTCGACGGCCGAAGAGCACGCCGACGAACATGCCGTGCCCGACTGGACGGTGTCGACTACGCCTGGTGACACGAACGGGGACGGCATTCCCGACGCGCCGCCGAAGACCTCGACGCCGATCGGTCTGGGCCTGTTAGGGGCGCGTGTCGATCGCTTGCAGCCGGGGCCTGCTGGGCTGAAGGCTGGCATGTCAGGCTATTTGCTGCCTTTCGAATTGGTTTCGGTCCATTTGCTGGTCGTCTTGGTCGGGGCGGCCTATCTCGCCCGCACCAAGCG